A stretch of the Parabacteroides timonensis genome encodes the following:
- the recO gene encoding DNA repair protein RecO has translation MLCKTRGIVLHAIPYNDKYSIIYMYTEAFGRASYLVARNRGKKSTVSKALFMPLSVLEMEVEHLNKRDLHRIRETKLCYPLTELFCNPVKNVLALFLSEVLFRVVKDTEPDPRLFNYLYESIHLLEYADKGVANFHLVFLLRLLHYLGIYPNADSFSSGCYFDMQNGVFIDRIPMHRHYLNREESQVFARLLKISFENMSLYSFSRQDRVGVINRIVEYYRLHLPEFPEIKSLSVMQSLFD, from the coding sequence ATGTTATGTAAAACGCGCGGGATTGTCCTGCATGCTATTCCATACAACGATAAATATTCTATTATATATATGTATACGGAGGCTTTCGGACGAGCCTCTTATCTGGTGGCACGCAACCGGGGAAAGAAATCGACCGTCTCTAAAGCGCTGTTCATGCCGCTATCTGTTTTGGAGATGGAAGTGGAGCATCTGAATAAACGTGACCTGCACCGTATCCGCGAAACAAAGTTATGCTATCCTCTGACCGAACTGTTCTGTAATCCGGTGAAGAACGTATTGGCACTGTTCCTTTCCGAGGTATTGTTCCGGGTTGTGAAGGATACGGAACCGGACCCGCGACTTTTCAATTATCTGTATGAATCGATACATCTGTTGGAATATGCCGATAAGGGAGTAGCAAACTTTCATCTGGTATTCTTGCTTCGCTTGCTTCATTATCTGGGAATTTATCCGAATGCCGATTCTTTCTCTTCCGGCTGTTATTTCGATATGCAGAACGGTGTTTTTATCGACCGTATCCCTATGCACCGGCATTATTTGAACCGGGAGGAGAGTCAGGTCTTTGCTCGTCTATTGAAAATCAGTTTCGAAAATATGTCGCTTTATTCTTTTTCCCGGCAGGACAGGGTAGGAGTAATCAACCGTATCGTTGAATATTACCGCTTGCATTTACCGGAATTTCCGGAAATAAAGTCCCTTTCGGTGATGCAAAGTCTTTTCGATTGA
- a CDS encoding DUF2721 domain-containing protein, which produces MLDLTTPSLLFSAISLILLAYTNRFLSYASVVRALKEKHQQSHDPKDFAQIANLRKRLYLTRSMQILGILSLLFCVISMFFIYISWQIIAAWIFGIALLLLAASLCVCIWEINISVKALEIHLQDIGSK; this is translated from the coding sequence ATGTTGGATCTAACTACCCCGTCACTTCTATTTTCAGCCATATCACTCATATTGCTGGCTTATACCAATCGTTTCCTGTCGTATGCCAGTGTTGTGCGAGCATTAAAGGAAAAGCATCAACAATCGCACGATCCGAAAGATTTTGCACAGATAGCCAACCTTCGTAAACGGCTTTATCTGACCCGCTCCATGCAAATACTAGGGATACTTAGTTTGCTGTTTTGCGTAATTTCCATGTTTTTCATCTATATTTCATGGCAAATTATCGCCGCCTGGATATTCGGAATCGCCTTATTACTTTTAGCTGCATCACTATGTGTATGTATCTGGGAAATAAATATTTCCGTTAAAGCACTGGAAATACACCTCCAGGATATAGGTTCTAAATAG